Genomic window (Pseudovibrio brasiliensis):
TGCAACAGAAGCTTGCCGTGCGGCTGAAAACGGTGAGGACTTTGTCAGTAGAGCCAAAAAAGAAGCCGGACTGGAGTTGGAAATCGTCAGTCAGGAAACTGAAGCACGCCTTGCTGTGGCAGGCTGCGTGTCTCTGGTCGATCCTGAAGCTGATGGTGTTCTGCTCTTCGACATCGGTGGCGGCTCCTCAGAAATCGTCTGGCTGGATCTGCGCAACCGCTATGGCGCCAGAGGGTATGCTTTGACCCGCTTCGTCAGAACGTGGACCTCCTTGCCTCTTGGCGTGGTCAATCTGGCTGAACGGCACGGCGGCGTACATGTCACGCCAGAGGTTTTTGAGGCCATGGTTGGTGATGTCTCAGAAAGATTGCAGAATTTCCCTCTTGGCAATGAACTCTCCCGTGCTATAGAGCGCGGCAACGTCCATATGCTGGGAACATCCGGGACGGTGACCACACTGGCCGGGGTCCATTTGGGCCTTAAGCGCTATGATCGCCGCCGCGTTGATGGAGCATGGATGGAACAGGAAGATGTTTCAGCCATGATTAACCAGCTTTTGAATATGTCCTATCAGGAACGGGTGGAAAATCCTTGTATTGGTGAGGACAGAGCCGATTTGGTGCTAGCAGGCTGTGCGATTTTGGAAGGAATACGCCGCAGGTGGCCGTGTCAGCGTTTACGTGTCGCTGACAGAGGACTGCGTGAAGGTATTCTTATGGAGATGATGGCGGCAGACAAAGTCTGGAGCAACTCCAACCATAAGCGCCGGCGCACACCTAGAAAGGAATATAACAGATGACCCGCAACTCAAGTGGTCGTGGATCAGGTGATCGTGGCATGTTTCAGCGCGTGAAAACCGCGCGTAAACGGTCCAATTCCTCAACACTCTGGCTACAGCGCCAGCTGAACGATCCATATGTCCGCCGCGCGAAGGTAGATGGCTACCGCTCCCGCGCAGCGTACAAGCTGATTGAGATCAACGAAAAGCACGAGATCCTGAAACCAGGCATGCGCGTGGTGGATCTGGGCTGTGCACCGGGCGGCTGGTCTCAGCTGACCGCACCAATCGTTGGTTCCACAGATGATGATCCGCTGGTTGTTGGTATCGACTATCTTGAAGTTGAGCCAATTCCAGGGGTGGTGATCTTGCAGAAAGACTTTCTGGACGACGATGCGCCAGACGAGCTGATGAAAGCGCTTGGTGGACATCGCCCTGATCTGGTCATGTCCGATATGGCGGCTCCAACAACTGGCCACCGTCAGACAGATCACCTGCGCACGACCTACCTGTTCGAGATCGCAATTGATTTTGCGCGTCAGAACCTCAACGAGGGCGGCACGTTCCTCTCTAAGGTGTTTGCAGGCGGTGCCGAAGCAAATCTGCTTCAGGATTTGAAAAAAGAGTTCAAGTCCGTGGTGCACATCAAGCCGCCAGCGAGCCGCAAGGGCAGCCCGGAGATGTTCATTCTCGCCCGTGGCTTTAGAGGCAAAAAGTAATCATCAAAAGGCCAGTTTCGACCGGCCTTTTTGTTGCGTATAGTCTAGTGGTGCAAGTGTGCCTGCTCATCCACTTTGTTTTTGCCAAGGTTCACCGGCAGGAACCAGAAAAACACCACAGGCAAAAGCGCAAACAGTCCGGTGCAAACGGAAAGCCAGATGAAATCCGGCCCGGTCAACATGTCTGCTCCCGTTACATTTTGACGAACATGCAGCACCGCTGCCGCAAACCCGACTGCCAGCGATATGGAGAGCTGCTGAACGAGGCCCGCGAAGCTCACACCTTGATTGACAAGACATCGCGTTAAATCGGCATAACTTGCGGTGTTCGCGGACGTGAACACAAGACTGCGCGTGAAGCCTGTCAGGAGGATGAGTACTGCGACCGCTGCAAGAGACTGTGTGAGCCAGACAAAGCCCACTGTCAGCGTCAAGACGGAAAGTGCGACAGTGCAGGGCAATAGCACACCACGGAAACCAAACGTTTTTATAAGGCGGTGCGCAACGGTTCTGGAAAGCAGGGCGCCCACCGCTGCCGCACCCATCAGGAGCCCCGTGGTCAAGCTATCAAGCCCCATTGGTATTTGCAAAATAAGCGGCATCACAAACGCAAAGGACGCCACCCCAATGCGCAGCGGCACCGCTGCAAAAGTGGAAAGGCGGTAACTCACATTCGTGAAGAGCTTCAGGTCAATTAAGGGATGCACCGCCCGCTTTGCGTGCCAGATGAAGACTAGGGCGCAGAGAAGACTAGCCGTGAACAGGCTTCCCGGAATAGAGGCCTCACTCGTAATCTTGGTGAGATTTGCGATACCCGCAAGCAAGAGAGATGCAGCGCTGCCAAGCAAAATGAAACCCGGAAAGTCAAAAGGAACCTTGTTCTTACGCTTGTAGTCTCGAAAGTAAAAACTGCTCATCGTTCCGACGGCAATGCAGACGGGCACGTTGATGAGAAAGATCCAGCGCCAGCTCAGATAATGCACGATCACTCCACCCAGAAACGGACCAAACGCAATCCCGAACGCAGCTGGCGTCACCACCCAGACCATGGCTTGCACAAGGTTCTTTGTACCAGCCATGCGAATAACTGTCAGGCGTCCAATCGGCATCAAAAACGCACCAGCAACACCTTGCACACTGCGGGAAATCAGCAGGTGGGTGAGGTTTGTTGAAAGTGCACAGGCAACAGACATACTCAAAAACAGGATTGTGGCTGCAACGAACAGTCGCTTGGAGCCAAGTCGATCTGCTGTCCAGCCTGAAATGGGAATAAACACCGCCAGTGTGAGCTGATAGAGCGAAATCGTCATATGCAGCGACAGCGGATTGATGTTCAGATCCCGTGCTATGGTCGGAATCGCAGTCCCCAGCACTGTCGCATCCAACTGCACAAGCAACAACGTCATGCCAACGATCATGGTCGTCATGCGGAGGCGGTGAGGCATGCGTAGGACTTTCTGGTTTCCAAAGGGTGAGGGGCTTTGTGAAGGCATTGCCCCCTGTGTTGGTGATCTGTTGTCAAACGCTCACCCTAGAGGAACTCAGTCTACCAACAATCATTGGTCCACTGCGTAATTTAATAAAATCAATGGGGTAGGGCGAAAACATGCAATCTGCTTTCTGAAATTGACAAATGCCCCCTTTTCAAATCGGAAAAGCCGTGGTAGTGACCCGCGTCAACTTCTCTATCATTTCAGACAGCTCTGCAATCAAATCCACTTGAGCAGGGAGTGGATCAGGGTGGTCTATATCTATCCGAAGGGAACTTGGCGATGCCTACATTTTACGAACCATCTTCAGGTCACGAAGCGCTGACTTTTGATGATGTTCTGCTCCTCCCAGGGCATTCTGAGATCATGCCAGCGCAAGTCGATCTGCACTCGCGTATCTCTCGCAATCTTCAATTGCATTTGCCGATCCTCTCTTCCGCAATGGACACGGTGACCGAAGCACGCCTCGCAATTGCGATGGCACAGGCTGGTGGTCTGGGTATCATTCACAAGAACATGCCTCCTGAGCGTCAGGCTGAAGAAGTCCGTCAGGTGAAGAAGTTTGAAAGCGGCATGGTGGTCAACCCATTGGTGATTGGCCCGGATGCAACGCTGGAAGACGCACTCAACTTGATGGAAGCCCATAAGATCTCAGGTGTTCCGGTTGTCGAAAACGGTGGCCGTGGTGGCACTTCAACCGGCCGCCTCGTTGGTATCCTCACAAACCGTGACGTACGCTTTGCCTCCAACCCGGAGCAGCTGGTATGCGAGCTGATGACCCGCGACAACCTCGTCACTGTGCGCGACAACGTACGTCAGGATGAAGCCAAACGCCTTCTGCACCAACACCGCATCGAAAAGCTGCTGGTGGTTGACGAAAACCAGTGCTGCGTTGGCTTGATCACCGTAAAAGATATGGAAAAGGCGCAGCTGAACCCGAACGCATCCAAGGATGAGCAGGGCCGTCTTCTCGCAGGCGCTGCAACCAGCGTGGGTGAAGAGGGCATGCGCCGTGCAGAAGCGCTTATCGAAGCAAGCGTAGACCTTCTTGTGGTAGACACTGCACACGGCCACTCTCAGGCCGTGATTGATCAGGTTGCAGCGATTAAGAAGCGTTACCCGAATGTGGAGCTGGTTGCTGGTAACGTGGCTACACCAGCTGCAACAAAAGCACTGATTGATGCGGGTGCAGATGCGGTGAAAGTGGGCATTGGCCCAGGTTCCATCTGTACAACCCGTATCGTCGCTGGCGTAGGTGTGCCTCAGCTCACCGCGATCCTTGATTGTGCAGCTGAAGCGGCCAAAGCAGATGTGCCAATCATCGCAGACGGCGGCATCAAGTTCTCAGGCGACATGGCTAAGGCATTCGCAGCCGGTGCGGGCTCTTGCATGGTTGGATCCCTTCTGGCAGGGACGGAAGAAAGCCCGGGCGAGGTTTACTTGCATCAGGGCCGTTCCTACAAAGCCTACCGCGGCATGGGCTCTGTCGGCGCAATGGCACGCGGATCCGCAGATCGCTACTTCCAGGCAGAGGTCTCCGACAAGCTCAAACTGGTTCCGGAAGGCATTGAAGGTCAGGTGCCATACAAAGGCCCGCTCTCATCCGTCCTGCACCAGCTCGCAGGCGGCGTCCGCGCCTCCATGGGCTACGTCGGCGCACCAAACCTCCCAGAGTACAAAGAACGCGCCACCTTCGTCCGCATCTCCGGCGCTTCCCTCCGAGAGAGCCACGCTCACGATGTAACGATTACACGTGAGAGTCCTAACTATCCCGGCGCTGTTTGATGGTACTCCGTTAGGCTCCAAACATTTTTAAAATCAACAAGATGCGGTTGTTTGGCATTTGGCTGAATGACCGCATTTTTATTGATGCCCCGCAGATGTCCTGACAATAGCTGTCACCCTCACAGCATTGTGATTGCTACCGATAGTCTGGAAGTCAACTTCCATCTCAGTGTGAGCAGGTAGGAGTGTTGCAACTCTTGTGTGATGTGAGTTTGATATATTAGAATAAAGTTAGGCGGCAAAGTAAATCTAAAGATTTGATAAGGAGGTGAGGCTGAGTCGAAAAATATATGAATATTGCATATAATATAGAAATATTCAGCTATTCTGGGTAATTTCTCACGCAGAGAAAATTATTTTGAATCCTTATCGATTATTTCGACCAAATGAATAATCCTGCAAACGCAATGGTTTGAGTTGATTATTACTCTGTGCGGCAAAATGTATTACTGGGTTTTCTTTGGAAAACACTAGACTTAAGTTGCAATTAATTTTTGAGGGGTAGAGAGGTTGAGAATAAATTGAACTAATTCAATGGAAAATAACCATGTCACTGCGCCTCAGGATATTCGCTGCTGCGAATGCCGTGTTTTTGCTTGGCTTTATTGCCCTCATCACAGTTGTTTCAGTCCTTATGTCCAACTCTTCAGAAGAGGCAGGACAGGAATTACTTATTGAGAACGCACAGGTTCAAGCAGATCTAGCCAATCAAACTATCAGCGAAGCCCAAATCATCACCGCAAGTTTTGCAGATCAGCTGGAGCAAACGCTCCTTCATGCAGACTTGTCCCGTGAACAGGTCGCCAACATTGCGCGCGACTTCTTTTCAAGCAACCCCACAATTGATGGCCTGACCACCTCTTTTGAGCCCAACACCATCGGCGAAGATGCTACTCATGTCGGGCAGGATTACAACAGTGAGGCAGGCCGCTTCTCTCCTTACTTCTCCCGCAAGGATGGCAAAACCGGTTGGCGGATTGCTGGTGCGGATGAGGCCGATGCGGACAGCTGGTACGGCCTTCCCCTCAGACTGGGGCGTGATGTGGTAACGCCGCCATATAGCTTTGAATCTCAAGGTAATACCGTCATGGCAGTCTCCATGTCTTCGCCTGTGTTTAATGTAAATGGCAAGGCGATCGGCGTTGTCACTGGCGATGTGTTCCTCAACGGCCTTATTGCGAGCCTCGAGGCGTCCAGAAAGTTCAAGAGCGGTTTTGTCGGTCTCGTAAGCGATGATGGCAAGTGGGTCGCACATTCCAACACCGAGCTAAAAGGTGAGGAGATCCCTGCAGACATCGCACAGCTTATTGTTGATGCTGATACACAGCCGACAGTGATCGAGCTGGGCGACAAAGAGATTGCAACTTATCCGTTGACTTTGCGTGGTACTGAGCAGGTCTGGTCTGCAATCGTAACCGTCGATAAAGCAGAGCTTCTGGCGGCTGCAAACACCACCCGCACCAACGCCATCATCACCGCGCTCATCTGCCTGGCACTGGGTGTGGTCGTTCTGTGGTTCGTCGGGTCTTCTATCGCAAAGCCGGTTGTTGGCATCACAGCGCGTATGAACTCCCTGACAAAAGGGAACGTAGACGAGCCAGTCGCCTTCACCGATCGCAAAGACGAAATCGGTCAGATGGCGAAAGCGCTGGAAGTGTTTGTTGGCAATGCCGTTGAGCGCTTGAAGCTGCAAAGTGAATCTGAACAGGAGCAGGAAGCCCGCGCACTGCGTCAAAAGCATATTGATGAGCTCATTACAGACTTTGACGACACCATTCAGGAAAGCCTGACCACTGTTGCAGATAACTCGACAGAGATGGAAATCTCGGCAAAAGCACTCACAGGTATTGCGGAACATGCAACTGAGCAGTCAACAACTGCAGCAGCGTCTTCCGAAGAAGCTTCCACCAATGTGCAGACAGTTGCATCCGCTGCTGAGGAACTGGCTGCGTCTATTGATGAAATCAGTCGCCAGATCGGACAGACACAGAAGGTTGTTTCTGATGCCACATCTACAGCGCAGATTACCAACGACAAAGTCTCTAGTCTCGACAGCGCTGCTCAGCGGATTGGTGAAGTGGTGACCCTCATTCAGGCGATTGCAGAGCAGACCAACCTTCTGGCGCTCAATGCAACAATCGAAGCTGCACGTGCCGGCGAGGCGGGTAAGGGCTTTGCTGTGGTTGCAGCTGAAGTGAAAGAGTTGGCTAATCAGACCTCCAAAGCAACCGAAGAAATCTCCAGCCAAATCATTGGTATCCAGAACTCTTCTCAGGAAGCTGTTGGGGCAATCAGTGCCATCACCAGAACCATGGCTGATGTAAATGATATCACGGCAACCATCGCAGCGGCAGTAGAGCAGCAAGGCGCTGCAACAACTGAGATCAGTGAGAATGTGCAACAAGCAGCTGTTGGTACGCAAAATGTTGCAGAGAGTATGGCAGGTGTGTCTTCAGCTGCCTCTGAAACCAGTGCCACTGCAAGTCAGGTCCTGTCATCCTCTCAGATCCTCAATAAGCAGGCTGATATTTTGAAAGACAACATCGCAAGCTTCCTGCGCAACGTAAAAAGCGCATAATTGCGATCGAATGCAAAAAGAAAGATGGCTTACTCCGGTATCGGGGGAGCCATTTTTGTATTCAGCTTATCGATGAATGCGAAGAGTGAAGAAGCTGAGAATGCTCAAGTACGTCAGCAGGCACACAACTGAGTAGTACCATGTCGTGGAGACATTAAAGACCAGCTCCAACAGCGCAAGGCTGCCCAAAGAAAGAACGGCTGAAAGCAGTGCATCAGTCGTAAAGGCGCCAGCTGCAAATATGTAATGGTTTTGCTTTGCGCTAACCGGGGAGTTGGACGCAATTGAAGCGCCAATAAGATCTGCTTTCAAAAGAAAGAGAATGGCATTGCCTAGTAGAAAGATGGAGACCTGATAAAACATAGAACGCAACACGGGTTGTTTACAGGATTGCGACGAGTTGCGAGACAGCATCTATGTTTTTAGTAAAATGCGCTATGCGTCACGAGGTAGCGGATGAATCCCATAAATATCTGTATTTTTACTGTTATCTGCTAAATCCTGCATATGTGAGCGATGCAACACCCAAGAAATTGTTGAATGAGTTGATGTGAGCTTTGCCTCACAGATGCTATGCACTATTGAAATGCCTTGAGTATTGGCATACACGCTGCAAAGCCAAACGAATAAATCGTAAAATAGAATTCACGGAATTAGGGATCATTCATGCGCGACGGTGGACGAATTGCGGCTGCAATTGAAGTGCTGACAGAAATTAATGACCGCCGCCGTCCTGTGCAGGAAGCTCTGAAGGATTGGGGCAACAAGCACAGGTTCGCAGGATCCGGTGACCGCGTGGCCATCGGCAATCTGGTGTTTGACGCGCTGCGCCACAAACTCTCCCACGCTCAGGCGATGGGATCTGAGAGTGCACGTGCTCTTGTCCTTGCAACTTATATTTGGGGCTGGGGCAATCAGGTCGAGAAGCTGGAGCAGGTGATGGAAGAAGACCGTCACGCACCAGAACCTCTGTCCGATGCAGAACGCACTGCACTGATTGAAAACAAGCAGGTCGGTGACAATGATCAGATTTCCGCAAACATCCCGGAGTGGCTCTGGCCACACTTTCAGGAAAACTTCGGTGATGACGCATTGGCTGTTGGTCGCTCTCTTTCTGAGCGCGCGCCAATCGATATGCGCGTCAACACAGTAAAGAGTTCGCAGGATAAAGTTCTCAAACGCTTGTCACACCTGCATCCTGAAGCGAGTGGCCTCTCGCCAGTTGGTGTTCGTTTGGAGCCAGTGGTGGGACCACGCAAGTCACCGCATGTTCAAGCGGAAGAAAGCTTTCGAAAAGGTTGGTTTGAGTTGCAGGATGAAGCATCGCAGATTGCCTCCATCCTTTCTGGTGCCCAGCCCGGCGAGCAGGTTCTGGATCTCTGCGCGGGCGGTGGGGGTAAAAGCCTTGCCCTTGCAGCGCAGATGCAGAACAAAGGGCAGATCTACGCCTATGATGCCCACAAAACTCGTCTGGCACCGCTCTATGACCGCATGGCACGTGCCGGTGTAAGAAACATCCAGACAATTGATCCGCAAACTGGCTCTCTGGACATCTGTGATGGCAAAATGGATCGGGTGTTTGTTGATGCACCGTGTTCAGGCACCGGTGTCTGGCGTCGCCGTCCGGATACCAAGTGGCGTGTAACTGAGAATGCGCTGAATGGCCGTATTGAAGATCAGGCGCAGGTGCTGGAAACAGCAACCCGTTTCGTGCGCTCAGGCGGTAAGCTGATCTATGCAACATGTTCGCTTGTACCTGCAGAAAACCAGCTTCAGGTTCAAGCGTTCCTCGAAAAGCATTCAGACTTTAAGCTTGTCGATCTGGCGCCAGTCTGGGAAGAGCATTTTGGTGAAGTTTCCTCTCGCCGTCCGCTGTTTAAGGATGGTGGTATGATCACGCTGACACCGTATCACACAGGAACGGATGGCTTCTTCATCGCGATGATGGAACGAGACTAAAGGCAAGCCAGCCAACGCCTATAAAGAGTGAAAGCCTGTCGCAGACATCTGCGGCAGGCTTTTTGCTGAAAGAAAAGTGATTAGTTTGCAGTTTTCTCTTCGAGCTCTTCAGAAAGCTCAGGCTTTTCTTCAGCCTCGTCAGCTTGCTCCACATTTGCTGCTTCGCTGCTTTCTTCCTGAAGTGCTTCCGTCTCGTCTTGCTCTACGTTCTCTGTTCCGTCAGGCTCTTCTGCCTCCACAACCTCAGTCTCACGCTTTTCTTCTCGAACAGGCCGTTCATAGCCTTGCTCAGCAAGATACTCGATTTCTTTGATGGCTGCGATTGTAGCTTCCATAAACTCATGACCTCGTGCGTGAGAGGTCAGCACGTCGCGGGCAGCATCGCTGGCACCTGCTGCCGCAAGTGCTGCGCCAAGCGCATTAGCAACCTGCTTATTGCCGGGAGCGAGGCGCCAGGCTGCTGCAGCATGATAAACGCCAGCATACACCAGTCCCATCTTCCGCTTACCGATGCTCAGATGCACAAGAGCCGCCGCATTGTCTGGTTCGCACGCATGCGCCAGCTCAAAGCTCTCAACTGCACTGGCCGTACTGTCCTCCAGCAAATAAGCATGCCCCATCGCTACAAGCACTTCCACGTTGCGAGGTTGCAGATCATGCGCCTCATTGAGGCGGGCGAGTGCCTCTTCGCTCTTTTTGCGGATAATCAGCACTTTCGACAGACCAAGAAGCGCTGGAACATAATGCGGATCAAATCTAAGGGCCGCACGATAGTTCAGGATAGCTGCTTCTGCGTTCGTCTCAGCACTTAAAGCATCGCCAAGCAATGATAGGGCAGCGGCGCTGTTTGGGATCTGCTGTACAAGGCGTCTGGCATAAGGCTCTGCTTCTGCATGCCCATGCATCTTGATCAGAATAGTTGCCAGCCCATAAAGGGCATTGCGATTGTTGGGTTCTGCGTCTACGACGGCATCAAATGCCTCTTTAGCTTGCTCTAGGTAACCAAGCAAAAGCAGCGCGTTGCCCATATTGGCGCGGGCTGGTAAATGCTCTGGCTTCATGAACAGAACTTTGCGCAAATGGGCAACGGACTCCCGAAGGTCACCATTGCGCAGCATGATTGTTGCCATCTTGAAGAGAAGTTCCACATCATCCGGATATCGGCCAACGAGGTCCTGATAAACAGGGATCACCTCATCAAAGCGCTCATCCTGTTCCAGATAGGAAATCGCATCCAGTGCAGCGTTGATTTTCTCTCGCCGGGTATCGGCTTCCGGCGTTCCACGCAGTGTCTCTGTCATCTTTTACGGACCCCCTTGTTGGGCAGTGCCGTCCGTAGATCCAACCGGATGGATCTGCTGACAGGCAATTCTGCGAATCAAATTCGTATCTATGCACGATGAAGCCTAAGCGCTTGGCAAATCAGCGTCAAAGGTGGAACGGGTGGATCGGGAAGGAAGGCGTGGATAGATGATCTTGAACGCATCAAAACCACAATCAGGGGCTAGTGCCTGGGAAAAATCACCAATATTCAAGTCAGCTTAACCATTTTCCGTTTTTCATATCGGTCAATGGAGTGAAGCAAAGCATTCGACGCAGGGCAAAAGGGTTATGGCGGAGAAATACCGTGCCAAAATAATGACGCAGGCAAGTTTGTTTGAGGACGAACATAATGTCGAGCTGCTGAACTATCTGCCGCTGCGCATCATCGCGACGGGTCGCTTCATCGAGCGACGCCTTTCCGAACATTTGCAGAAAAATTATGGCCTGTCGCTTCCTTCCTGGTTAGTCCTGAGCGCCTCTGAGCGTTTGGGGGCTGTCTCTGTTAGGGAACTTGGTCCTGTCATTGGTCTGGATACGGTTGCCGTTTCCCGAGCTGTAAAACGCCTTTCTGAAGCCAACCTCATTAAGAAACAGGAACATCCGAGAGATCGGCGCCTGGTTCGCCTGAGTCTGACAGAAGAGGGGCGTGTTGTTCTGCGTTCTTTGGAGACACAGTTGGAGAAACTCGAGAAGAATTTGCTGCCACAACTTGATGTTCAGGAGCGTATCAGACTGGGCCAAATGATGAGCAATATCGAAGAGCACGAGCAGTCTATTTTGTAGCTTGGTGTGACTTTGTTCAAAGCTCACAGAAAAACATCTATCGCTCTTAGCGTAACTCCAAAAATTCCTTGGAATAGACCTTCCCAAATCAATGCGTACAGAGTAGAAGCTGCGCATGACTGACCGCATCCTCATTATTGATTTCGGATCTCAGGTCACTCAGCTCATTGCGCGCCGCGTGCGCGAGTCTGGTGTGTATTCTGAGATCGTTCCGTTCCAGTCTGCAGAAGCTGCTTTTAAGGAAATGAATCCAAAGGCGGTGATCTTGTCAGGTGGTCCGGCATCCACGACAGA
Coding sequences:
- a CDS encoding Ppx/GppA phosphatase family protein, which gives rise to MSPQRAETGHSAVAAEETGSSRPEGAKRQRKARRAKPNRAERRALLNQKLHPPVVNIDPGGTSVEVLPPAPKKEEAKKHVPTPGRQDGTSDRKSPRSSQGYKTRDNDTNRRRHPADMRGDGTHRFPSRHRHHTTGPQELYAALDLGTNNCRLLIARPEQRGFRVVDAYSKIVRLGEGVGRNRRLSDDAISRAIEALQVCQQKISERGVQRARLIATEACRAAENGEDFVSRAKKEAGLELEIVSQETEARLAVAGCVSLVDPEADGVLLFDIGGGSSEIVWLDLRNRYGARGYALTRFVRTWTSLPLGVVNLAERHGGVHVTPEVFEAMVGDVSERLQNFPLGNELSRAIERGNVHMLGTSGTVTTLAGVHLGLKRYDRRRVDGAWMEQEDVSAMINQLLNMSYQERVENPCIGEDRADLVLAGCAILEGIRRRWPCQRLRVADRGLREGILMEMMAADKVWSNSNHKRRRTPRKEYNR
- a CDS encoding MarR family winged helix-turn-helix transcriptional regulator, with translation MTQASLFEDEHNVELLNYLPLRIIATGRFIERRLSEHLQKNYGLSLPSWLVLSASERLGAVSVRELGPVIGLDTVAVSRAVKRLSEANLIKKQEHPRDRRLVRLSLTEEGRVVLRSLETQLEKLEKNLLPQLDVQERIRLGQMMSNIEEHEQSIL
- a CDS encoding MFS transporter, with translation MPHRLRMTTMIVGMTLLLVQLDATVLGTAIPTIARDLNINPLSLHMTISLYQLTLAVFIPISGWTADRLGSKRLFVAATILFLSMSVACALSTNLTHLLISRSVQGVAGAFLMPIGRLTVIRMAGTKNLVQAMVWVVTPAAFGIAFGPFLGGVIVHYLSWRWIFLINVPVCIAVGTMSSFYFRDYKRKNKVPFDFPGFILLGSAASLLLAGIANLTKITSEASIPGSLFTASLLCALVFIWHAKRAVHPLIDLKLFTNVSYRLSTFAAVPLRIGVASFAFVMPLILQIPMGLDSLTTGLLMGAAAVGALLSRTVAHRLIKTFGFRGVLLPCTVALSVLTLTVGFVWLTQSLAAVAVLILLTGFTRSLVFTSANTASYADLTRCLVNQGVSFAGLVQQLSISLAVGFAAAVLHVRQNVTGADMLTGPDFIWLSVCTGLFALLPVVFFWFLPVNLGKNKVDEQAHLHH
- a CDS encoding methyl-accepting chemotaxis protein, with protein sequence MSLRLRIFAAANAVFLLGFIALITVVSVLMSNSSEEAGQELLIENAQVQADLANQTISEAQIITASFADQLEQTLLHADLSREQVANIARDFFSSNPTIDGLTTSFEPNTIGEDATHVGQDYNSEAGRFSPYFSRKDGKTGWRIAGADEADADSWYGLPLRLGRDVVTPPYSFESQGNTVMAVSMSSPVFNVNGKAIGVVTGDVFLNGLIASLEASRKFKSGFVGLVSDDGKWVAHSNTELKGEEIPADIAQLIVDADTQPTVIELGDKEIATYPLTLRGTEQVWSAIVTVDKAELLAAANTTRTNAIITALICLALGVVVLWFVGSSIAKPVVGITARMNSLTKGNVDEPVAFTDRKDEIGQMAKALEVFVGNAVERLKLQSESEQEQEARALRQKHIDELITDFDDTIQESLTTVADNSTEMEISAKALTGIAEHATEQSTTAAASSEEASTNVQTVASAAEELAASIDEISRQIGQTQKVVSDATSTAQITNDKVSSLDSAAQRIGEVVTLIQAIAEQTNLLALNATIEAARAGEAGKGFAVVAAEVKELANQTSKATEEISSQIIGIQNSSQEAVGAISAITRTMADVNDITATIAAAVEQQGAATTEISENVQQAAVGTQNVAESMAGVSSAASETSATASQVLSSSQILNKQADILKDNIASFLRNVKSA
- the guaB gene encoding IMP dehydrogenase encodes the protein MPTFYEPSSGHEALTFDDVLLLPGHSEIMPAQVDLHSRISRNLQLHLPILSSAMDTVTEARLAIAMAQAGGLGIIHKNMPPERQAEEVRQVKKFESGMVVNPLVIGPDATLEDALNLMEAHKISGVPVVENGGRGGTSTGRLVGILTNRDVRFASNPEQLVCELMTRDNLVTVRDNVRQDEAKRLLHQHRIEKLLVVDENQCCVGLITVKDMEKAQLNPNASKDEQGRLLAGAATSVGEEGMRRAEALIEASVDLLVVDTAHGHSQAVIDQVAAIKKRYPNVELVAGNVATPAATKALIDAGADAVKVGIGPGSICTTRIVAGVGVPQLTAILDCAAEAAKADVPIIADGGIKFSGDMAKAFAAGAGSCMVGSLLAGTEESPGEVYLHQGRSYKAYRGMGSVGAMARGSADRYFQAEVSDKLKLVPEGIEGQVPYKGPLSSVLHQLAGGVRASMGYVGAPNLPEYKERATFVRISGASLRESHAHDVTITRESPNYPGAV
- a CDS encoding RlmE family RNA methyltransferase; the encoded protein is MTRNSSGRGSGDRGMFQRVKTARKRSNSSTLWLQRQLNDPYVRRAKVDGYRSRAAYKLIEINEKHEILKPGMRVVDLGCAPGGWSQLTAPIVGSTDDDPLVVGIDYLEVEPIPGVVILQKDFLDDDAPDELMKALGGHRPDLVMSDMAAPTTGHRQTDHLRTTYLFEIAIDFARQNLNEGGTFLSKVFAGGAEANLLQDLKKEFKSVVHIKPPASRKGSPEMFILARGFRGKK
- a CDS encoding RsmB/NOP family class I SAM-dependent RNA methyltransferase — its product is MRDGGRIAAAIEVLTEINDRRRPVQEALKDWGNKHRFAGSGDRVAIGNLVFDALRHKLSHAQAMGSESARALVLATYIWGWGNQVEKLEQVMEEDRHAPEPLSDAERTALIENKQVGDNDQISANIPEWLWPHFQENFGDDALAVGRSLSERAPIDMRVNTVKSSQDKVLKRLSHLHPEASGLSPVGVRLEPVVGPRKSPHVQAEESFRKGWFELQDEASQIASILSGAQPGEQVLDLCAGGGGKSLALAAQMQNKGQIYAYDAHKTRLAPLYDRMARAGVRNIQTIDPQTGSLDICDGKMDRVFVDAPCSGTGVWRRRPDTKWRVTENALNGRIEDQAQVLETATRFVRSGGKLIYATCSLVPAENQLQVQAFLEKHSDFKLVDLAPVWEEHFGEVSSRRPLFKDGGMITLTPYHTGTDGFFIAMMERD
- a CDS encoding tetratricopeptide repeat protein translates to MTETLRGTPEADTRREKINAALDAISYLEQDERFDEVIPVYQDLVGRYPDDVELLFKMATIMLRNGDLRESVAHLRKVLFMKPEHLPARANMGNALLLLGYLEQAKEAFDAVVDAEPNNRNALYGLATILIKMHGHAEAEPYARRLVQQIPNSAAALSLLGDALSAETNAEAAILNYRAALRFDPHYVPALLGLSKVLIIRKKSEEALARLNEAHDLQPRNVEVLVAMGHAYLLEDSTASAVESFELAHACEPDNAAALVHLSIGKRKMGLVYAGVYHAAAAWRLAPGNKQVANALGAALAAAGASDAARDVLTSHARGHEFMEATIAAIKEIEYLAEQGYERPVREEKRETEVVEAEEPDGTENVEQDETEALQEESSEAANVEQADEAEEKPELSEELEEKTAN